In a single window of the Pseudomonas sp. B21-015 genome:
- a CDS encoding ABC transporter ATP-binding protein has protein sequence MTLLKVKDLHVRFAAPGTGLLGMNRQWLTAVNGVSLTLAAGETLGLVGESGSGKSSLGRAILHLNEIFAGQVLFDGVDMAHAGKIDIEKLRHETAMVFQDPYAALNPRLSIGQTLAEVLRVQRKVPEPLIAARVDELLTLVGLRPELANRKPRALSGGQCQRVGIARALAVEPRLIVADECVAALDVSIQGQIINLLLELRQRMNLAIVFIAHDLAIVRRLCDRVAVMYLGKIVEEGPVEEVFRSPRHPYTAALIQSIPEIDPTRTLPSDPLPGEPPSPLQLPSGCAFHPRCRYVRPTCSQVAPPTRQLEARRYDCVLEEPLL, from the coding sequence ATGACGCTGCTCAAGGTCAAAGATCTGCATGTGCGCTTCGCCGCGCCTGGCACTGGCCTGCTGGGCATGAACCGGCAATGGCTGACCGCGGTCAATGGCGTTTCGCTGACCCTCGCGGCCGGTGAAACCCTCGGGCTGGTCGGCGAGTCGGGCAGCGGTAAAAGCAGCCTGGGTCGGGCGATCCTGCACCTCAATGAGATTTTCGCCGGACAGGTGTTGTTCGATGGCGTCGACATGGCCCACGCCGGAAAAATCGACATCGAGAAGCTGCGTCATGAGACAGCGATGGTTTTTCAGGACCCTTACGCTGCCCTAAACCCACGCCTGAGCATCGGCCAGACCCTGGCGGAGGTGCTCCGGGTACAACGCAAGGTGCCAGAACCGCTGATTGCCGCACGAGTCGATGAGTTGCTGACCCTGGTCGGTCTGCGCCCCGAGTTGGCCAACCGCAAACCGCGTGCCTTGAGTGGTGGCCAGTGCCAGCGTGTCGGGATCGCCCGGGCGCTGGCCGTGGAACCGCGTCTGATCGTCGCCGATGAATGCGTGGCCGCGCTGGACGTGTCCATCCAGGGGCAGATCATCAACCTGCTGCTGGAGCTGCGCCAGCGCATGAACCTGGCGATTGTGTTCATCGCCCACGATCTGGCGATCGTTCGCCGGCTCTGTGATCGGGTGGCGGTGATGTACCTGGGCAAGATCGTCGAAGAAGGCCCGGTGGAAGAAGTATTCCGCTCCCCACGGCATCCTTATACCGCCGCACTGATCCAGTCGATTCCGGAAATCGACCCAACCCGGACGCTACCCAGCGACCCTCTGCCCGGTGAACCGCCCAGCCCTTTGCAACTGCCATCCGGATGCGCCTTTCACCCGCGCTGTCGCTACGTTCGTCCCACTTGTAGCCAGGTGGCGCCTCCTACACGTCAACTCGAAGCTCGCCGTTACGACTGCGTGCTCGAGGAGCCGCTGCTTTAA
- a CDS encoding ABC transporter substrate-binding protein produces the protein MRSRHLKLLAAATLTACTLASGIAQAAGVLTIGCREESTTFDPIKSAQNRDTWVFSNVYDTLVRVNKAGSKMEPGLAESWKVSDDGLTYTFKLRSAKFSDGSPITADDAAFSLLRIRDNKASLWSDAYKLIDTAKAADPQTLVVTLTTPSVPFLSQLASPTVSILSQKAMTRMGEDAYAQEPVVSGAFFVKEWLRGDRVKLEKNPHFWQADKVNLDGVEWISIPDDNTRMLKVQAGELDSAIFVPFSRVDALRKDPNLTIHSDPSTREDHLLINHEHGLLAKPEVRQALDMAINKKSVVDTVTFGHGQEAYSYIPKGSLYHYADNLKRPFDPAKAKQMLTDAGAAGMKLNYVVNAGNEADEQIAVLVQQQLAAVGVTATLQKVDPTQSWQMLVDGDYDLSVMYWTNDILDPDQKTTFVLGHDTNMNYMTRYKNDKVKNLVSAARVEADPIKREQVYVDLQKIAKQDVNWIDLYYSPYINISRKNIEHFQQNPLGRFSLEETVKN, from the coding sequence ATGAGATCCAGGCATTTGAAATTGCTCGCCGCGGCCACGTTGACCGCTTGCACTCTAGCCAGCGGTATTGCTCAGGCGGCGGGTGTACTCACCATCGGTTGCCGTGAAGAAAGCACCACGTTCGACCCGATCAAGAGCGCGCAAAACCGCGATACCTGGGTGTTTTCCAATGTCTACGACACACTGGTCCGGGTAAACAAGGCCGGCAGCAAGATGGAGCCCGGTCTGGCTGAAAGCTGGAAAGTCTCCGACGACGGCCTGACCTACACATTCAAACTGCGCTCGGCGAAATTCTCCGACGGCTCGCCGATTACAGCCGATGATGCAGCGTTCAGCCTGCTGCGTATTCGCGATAACAAGGCCTCGCTGTGGAGCGATGCCTACAAGCTGATCGACACGGCGAAAGCCGCCGATCCGCAGACTCTGGTGGTCACCCTGACCACCCCGTCGGTGCCGTTCCTCTCGCAACTGGCCTCGCCGACCGTGTCGATTCTCTCGCAAAAGGCCATGACCCGCATGGGCGAGGATGCCTATGCTCAGGAGCCTGTGGTGTCAGGGGCATTTTTTGTCAAAGAGTGGCTGCGTGGCGATCGCGTGAAGCTGGAGAAGAACCCGCACTTCTGGCAGGCCGACAAGGTCAACCTGGATGGCGTGGAGTGGATCTCCATTCCAGACGACAATACCCGGATGCTCAAGGTGCAGGCAGGCGAGCTGGACTCAGCGATTTTCGTACCGTTTTCGCGGGTCGATGCGCTGCGCAAGGATCCCAACCTGACCATCCACTCCGACCCTTCCACTCGGGAAGATCACCTGTTGATCAACCATGAACACGGATTGCTGGCCAAGCCTGAAGTACGTCAGGCACTGGACATGGCTATCAACAAGAAGTCGGTGGTCGATACCGTCACCTTCGGTCATGGTCAGGAGGCTTACTCCTACATCCCCAAGGGCTCGCTTTACCATTATGCAGACAACCTGAAGCGTCCGTTTGACCCGGCCAAAGCCAAGCAGATGCTGACCGATGCCGGCGCAGCGGGCATGAAGCTGAACTACGTGGTCAACGCCGGTAACGAAGCCGACGAGCAGATTGCCGTGCTGGTTCAACAGCAACTGGCAGCCGTCGGTGTGACCGCGACCCTGCAAAAGGTCGACCCGACCCAGAGCTGGCAGATGCTGGTCGACGGTGATTACGACCTGTCCGTGATGTACTGGACCAACGACATCCTCGACCCGGATCAGAAGACCACGTTCGTTCTGGGCCACGATACCAACATGAACTACATGACCCGCTACAAGAACGACAAGGTCAAGAATCTGGTGTCGGCTGCCCGGGTAGAAGCAGACCCGATCAAGCGTGAACAGGTCTATGTCGACTTGCAGAAGATAGCCAAACAGGACGTCAACTGGATCGACCTTTACTACAGCCCGTACATCAACATTTCGCGCAAGAACATCGAACACTTCCAGCAAAATCCACTGGGGCGTTTCTCTCTCGAGGAGACTGTAAAGAACTAA
- a CDS encoding helix-turn-helix domain-containing GNAT family N-acetyltransferase: MIHSQSDLTNQVRSASRLLVRELGFMKATLAATDYPPSSVHTIVEIGERDSLTAGELVALLGLEKSSVSRMVRKLIEAGEIEEIPHEEDARSKKLRLTVQGKKTLRAIDSFAREQVGAAMTYLTSEQQQAVNEGIANYAVALQSHRLGTAPPPPMQLDIARGYRPGIIGRIVQMHADYYARHSNFGQPFESLVASDMAELMGRLHNPRNEVWVALDGQRMVGSIAIDGEGEGGEAILRCFILDDSARGKGAGKRLLAEAIKFCDEHGFCATRLWTFKGLDVARKLYEDFGFRLEQEQEGQQWGATVIEQCFVRPAEKIVSSNG, encoded by the coding sequence ATGATCCATTCTCAATCAGACTTGACTAACCAAGTCCGTTCGGCGTCGCGTCTATTGGTGCGAGAGTTGGGGTTCATGAAGGCCACGCTGGCTGCGACGGACTATCCGCCTTCATCCGTTCACACCATCGTGGAGATTGGGGAACGGGACTCGCTGACGGCAGGGGAACTTGTGGCGCTTCTCGGCCTGGAAAAGTCCTCCGTGAGCCGGATGGTGCGCAAGCTCATTGAGGCCGGCGAGATCGAAGAAATTCCACACGAGGAGGATGCGCGCTCAAAGAAACTGCGACTCACGGTGCAGGGCAAGAAGACCCTGCGAGCGATTGATTCGTTCGCCAGGGAGCAGGTGGGCGCGGCCATGACGTACCTGACGAGCGAGCAACAGCAGGCCGTGAATGAGGGCATCGCCAACTATGCCGTCGCCCTGCAATCCCACAGACTCGGTACAGCGCCGCCACCGCCGATGCAGCTGGACATCGCTCGGGGCTACCGACCCGGAATCATCGGCCGCATTGTGCAAATGCATGCCGACTACTACGCAAGGCATTCGAATTTCGGCCAGCCGTTCGAGAGTCTGGTTGCATCGGACATGGCGGAGTTGATGGGGCGTTTGCACAATCCACGCAACGAGGTTTGGGTGGCTTTGGACGGCCAGCGAATGGTCGGCTCCATTGCTATAGACGGCGAAGGAGAGGGCGGTGAAGCGATTCTGCGCTGTTTCATTCTTGATGACTCGGCGCGAGGCAAGGGCGCAGGCAAACGCTTGTTGGCTGAAGCCATAAAGTTCTGTGACGAACACGGCTTTTGCGCGACGCGGCTTTGGACGTTCAAGGGCCTTGATGTGGCTCGTAAACTGTATGAAGACTTTGGTTTTAGATTGGAGCAGGAGCAAGAGGGGCAGCAGTGGGGGGCAACGGTTATCGAGCAGTGTTTTGTACGACCTGCTGAAAAAATCGTGAGCTCGAATGGGTAA
- a CDS encoding glutamine synthetase family protein, whose amino-acid sequence MTEPLLSFEALKRAAAAGEIDTVLVCMVDMQGRLVGKRFQVEFFIDSGHEETHCCNYLLADDIDMEPVPGYAAASWSKGYGDFVLKPDMATLRRVPWLECTALVLCDVLDHHHRKDLPHSPRAILKKQVERLRERGYTGMFASELEFYLFDESYQAIHERNYHQPKTAGHYIEDYNILQTTREEPVLRAIRKHLQASGIPVENSKGEWGPGQEEINIRYADAMTMADHHVIIKHACKEIAQLQGKAITFMAKWRYDAAGSSSHIHNSLWDKNAKKPLFFDPKAEFGMSKLMRSWVAGQLKYANDITCFLAPYINSYKRFQAGTFAPTRAVWSRDNRTAGFRLCAEGSKAIRIECRIGGADLNPYLAFAALIAAGLAGIDEKLELAPPFEGDAYVDEQLPEVSKTLREACAALKASSMLREAFGDEVIDHYVHTADWEQKEYDRRITDWELQRGFERY is encoded by the coding sequence ATGACCGAGCCTCTCCTCAGTTTCGAAGCACTCAAGCGCGCCGCTGCCGCCGGCGAAATCGATACCGTGCTGGTCTGCATGGTCGATATGCAGGGGCGACTGGTCGGCAAGCGATTCCAGGTCGAATTTTTCATCGACAGCGGTCATGAAGAAACCCACTGCTGCAATTACCTGCTGGCCGACGACATCGACATGGAACCGGTGCCGGGTTACGCCGCTGCCAGTTGGAGCAAAGGCTATGGCGATTTTGTGCTCAAACCCGACATGGCCACGTTGCGTCGCGTGCCGTGGCTGGAATGCACGGCGCTGGTGCTCTGCGACGTGCTCGATCATCACCACAGAAAAGACCTGCCCCACAGCCCGCGGGCGATCCTGAAAAAACAAGTCGAGCGACTGCGCGAGCGCGGCTATACCGGCATGTTCGCCTCTGAACTGGAGTTCTATCTGTTCGACGAAAGTTACCAGGCAATCCACGAGCGCAACTACCACCAGCCGAAGACCGCCGGCCACTACATCGAGGATTACAACATCCTGCAGACCACCCGCGAGGAGCCGGTGCTGCGGGCGATTCGCAAACATCTGCAAGCATCCGGCATTCCGGTGGAAAACTCCAAGGGCGAATGGGGGCCGGGTCAGGAAGAAATCAACATCCGTTACGCCGATGCCATGACCATGGCCGACCATCACGTCATCATCAAACACGCCTGCAAAGAGATCGCGCAACTGCAGGGCAAGGCAATTACGTTCATGGCCAAGTGGCGCTATGACGCCGCCGGCTCCAGCAGCCATATCCACAATTCGCTGTGGGACAAGAATGCCAAGAAGCCGCTGTTCTTCGACCCCAAGGCTGAGTTCGGCATGTCGAAACTGATGCGTTCGTGGGTGGCCGGGCAGCTCAAATACGCCAACGACATCACCTGTTTTCTCGCGCCCTATATCAATTCGTACAAGCGCTTTCAGGCCGGCACCTTCGCGCCGACGCGGGCAGTCTGGAGCCGGGACAATCGCACCGCGGGCTTTCGTTTGTGCGCCGAAGGCAGCAAGGCCATCCGCATCGAATGCCGCATCGGCGGTGCTGACCTCAACCCCTACCTGGCCTTCGCCGCCCTGATCGCCGCGGGCCTGGCCGGCATCGACGAGAAGCTCGAGCTCGCGCCACCCTTCGAGGGCGATGCCTACGTCGATGAGCAGTTGCCTGAGGTGTCGAAAACCCTGCGCGAGGCCTGCGCCGCCCTCAAGGCTTCGAGCATGTTGCGCGAGGCGTTCGGCGATGAAGTGATCGACCACTACGTGCACACCGCCGACTGGGAACAGAAAGAGTACGACCGACGGATAACCGACTGGGAACTGCAGCGCGGCTTCGAGCGCTATTGA